The DNA sequence CTTAACGGTTATTTCACCTGAATTGTCTACCTTGACAAACTCCACATTTGTTTTTCTCGGAAACAGCGGGTGTTTCTCGATCGCAGGACCCAGCGTTTCAAATGGAAGCAATTCCAAATCCTCGGTAAAAATAATACAATGCGGATTTCCCATCGATACCGCCGAAAAAATATATTCTTGCCCGGCAACCTCAAGTTTTTGGCTGAGTGCAGTATCTGTTCCGGCCAAAACAGGTATCTTAATGGGATCAAGACACGGCTCGCCCATGTTAACCGTAACATGGTGTACAGCTCCCCGGCAGATCTCCAGTTTGACATCCAGAACTCCAGCCAACGTTTCTATCTTAAGTGAATCTCTCTGAACGTAACCGGCTTCATAAACATATTTGGCAAAACAGCGTATGCCATTGCCGCACATCTCCGGTTCAGAACCGTCCGGATTAAATATCCTCATCCTTGCATCGGCTACATCGGAAGGCAGAATCACAATAAGACCGTCACCGCCAACGCCAAACTGTCTGTGGCAAAGCTGGACAGCGGTTTCAGCATAATCCATACCCGTCGGAAAAAGAAAATGATCCAGGCAGATAAAATCGTTTCCCAGACCATGCATTTTCACAAAATCCATAAAGGGTTCTCCTCTCGCTGCCTTTTACAGAGTCTGTTCAAAAATGACCTTATCGGCCAAGGCCCATGGGCCTACACCAGCTAAGTTTCTTTAAGAATACTATGAGAACAGCAAAGGGTCAAT is a window from the Dehalobacter sp. DCA genome containing:
- the dapF gene encoding diaminopimelate epimerase, whose protein sequence is MDFVKMHGLGNDFICLDHFLFPTGMDYAETAVQLCHRQFGVGGDGLIVILPSDVADARMRIFNPDGSEPEMCGNGIRCFAKYVYEAGYVQRDSLKIETLAGVLDVKLEICRGAVHHVTVNMGEPCLDPIKIPVLAGTDTALSQKLEVAGQEYIFSAVSMGNPHCIIFTEDLELLPFETLGPAIEKHPLFPRKTNVEFVKVDNSGEITVKVWERGVGPTLACGTGACASVVAAVLAGRTDRTVIVHLPGGDLKIEWQEGQQVHMTGPAVCVFRGSTLES